In one Pseudarthrobacter oxydans genomic region, the following are encoded:
- the pyk gene encoding pyruvate kinase has protein sequence MRRAKIVATFGPAIASYENTLAVLEAGVDVARMNMSHGDYSVHDNTYENVRKAAADLGKAVAIMADLQGPKIRLGRFVDGPHLLAVGDTFTITTEDVPGTKEICSTTLKSLTEDVNVGDALLIDDGKVALRAIAVDDVKVVAEVTVGGMVSNNKGINLPGVAVNVPALSEKDEDDLRWAMRRGVDLVALSFVRDASDITRVHEIMDEEGRRVPVIAKIEKPQAVEQLPEIIDAFDAIMVARGDLGVELPLEEVPIVQKRAIELARRWAKPVIVATQVLESMIDNPRPTRAEASDCANAVLDGADAVMLSGETSVGKYPIETVKVMARIIESTEVHGLERVPPLGTKPKTRGGAITRAAVEIADQLDAKYICAFTQSGDSARRLSRLRPIKPVFAFTPVEQVWNQLALTWGIQPVLVQMVDHTDEMTAQVDRSLLEMDLVEDGDLVVIAAGSPPGKAGSTNSLKVHKVGDLADSTRVGEAVSNREKLGPWPEKKKKA, from the coding sequence ATGAGACGCGCAAAAATTGTGGCTACGTTCGGCCCGGCAATCGCCAGCTACGAGAACACCCTCGCGGTGCTGGAAGCCGGCGTTGACGTCGCCCGCATGAACATGAGCCACGGCGACTACTCCGTGCATGACAACACTTATGAGAACGTCCGGAAGGCAGCTGCAGACCTCGGCAAGGCCGTGGCCATCATGGCTGACCTGCAGGGTCCCAAGATCCGCCTGGGCCGTTTCGTTGACGGACCGCACTTGCTGGCTGTTGGAGACACCTTCACGATCACCACCGAGGACGTTCCCGGCACCAAGGAAATCTGCTCCACCACGCTGAAGAGCCTCACCGAGGACGTCAACGTGGGCGATGCCCTGCTGATCGACGACGGCAAGGTGGCACTGCGTGCCATCGCCGTCGACGACGTCAAGGTGGTCGCCGAGGTGACCGTTGGCGGCATGGTGTCCAACAACAAGGGCATCAACCTTCCCGGCGTGGCCGTCAACGTGCCCGCGCTGAGCGAAAAGGACGAGGACGACCTGCGCTGGGCCATGCGCCGCGGCGTTGACCTGGTGGCCCTGTCCTTCGTCCGCGATGCGTCCGACATCACCCGCGTGCACGAGATCATGGACGAGGAAGGCCGCCGCGTGCCGGTCATCGCCAAGATCGAAAAGCCGCAGGCAGTGGAGCAGCTGCCCGAGATCATCGACGCGTTCGACGCCATCATGGTGGCCCGTGGCGACCTCGGTGTGGAGCTTCCGCTGGAGGAAGTGCCGATCGTGCAGAAGCGTGCCATTGAGCTGGCCCGCCGCTGGGCCAAGCCGGTCATCGTGGCCACCCAGGTCCTCGAATCCATGATCGACAACCCGCGCCCCACCCGCGCCGAGGCCTCCGACTGCGCCAACGCAGTGCTGGACGGTGCCGACGCGGTCATGCTCTCCGGTGAGACTAGCGTGGGCAAGTACCCGATCGAAACCGTCAAGGTCATGGCCCGGATCATCGAGTCCACCGAGGTCCACGGCCTGGAGCGCGTCCCCCCGCTGGGCACCAAGCCCAAGACCCGCGGCGGCGCCATCACCCGTGCCGCCGTCGAAATCGCCGACCAGCTGGACGCCAAGTACATCTGTGCGTTCACCCAGTCCGGTGACTCCGCACGCCGGCTCTCCCGCCTGCGCCCCATCAAGCCGGTCTTCGCCTTCACCCCGGTGGAGCAGGTCTGGAACCAGCTTGCGCTGACCTGGGGCATCCAGCCGGTGCTGGTCCAGATGGTGGACCACACCGACGAGATGACCGCGCAGGTGGACCGCAGCCTGCTGGAGATGGACCTCGTTGAGGACGGTGACCTGGTGGTCATCGCCGCCGGTTCGCCTCCCGGAAAAGCCGGCTCCACGAACTCGCTGAAGGTGCACAAGGTGGGCGACCTCGCCGACTCCACCCGCGTTGGCGAAGCAGTCAGCAACAGGGAAAAGCTCGGCCCCTGGCCGGAAAAGAAGAAGAAGGCCTAG
- a CDS encoding ANTAR domain-containing response regulator has product MTEQTESKPTSQPARRVIVAEDETLIRLDIIEILRGEGYDVVGEADNGEKAVQLAEELKPDLVLMDVKMPVMDGISAAEKIVKARIAPVVLLTAFSQKELVERARDAGAMAYVVKPFTPADLIPALEIALSRHEEIKALESEVSDLQEQFATRKLVERAKSLLTTKMGLTEPEAFRWIQKTSMDRRLSMREVAETIINQVN; this is encoded by the coding sequence GTGACTGAACAGACGGAGTCAAAACCCACGTCCCAGCCGGCGCGCCGCGTCATTGTGGCGGAGGATGAAACCCTCATCCGCCTCGACATCATCGAAATCCTGCGCGGCGAAGGCTATGACGTTGTGGGCGAGGCAGACAACGGCGAGAAGGCTGTCCAGCTCGCCGAGGAACTGAAGCCGGACCTGGTCCTGATGGACGTCAAGATGCCCGTCATGGACGGCATCTCGGCAGCCGAGAAGATCGTCAAGGCCCGCATTGCCCCCGTCGTGCTGCTGACCGCATTCAGCCAGAAGGAACTCGTGGAGCGTGCCCGCGACGCCGGCGCCATGGCATACGTCGTGAAGCCATTCACCCCCGCGGACCTCATCCCCGCGCTGGAGATCGCCCTCTCCCGCCACGAGGAGATCAAGGCCCTCGAAAGCGAGGTCTCGGACCTCCAGGAGCAGTTCGCCACCCGCAAGCTTGTGGAGCGCGCCAAGAGCCTGCTCACCACCAAGATGGGCCTCACGGAGCCGGAAGCCTTCCGGTGGATCCAGAAGACGTCCATGGACCGCCGCCTGAGCATGCGCGAAGTCGCCGAGACCATCATCAACCAGGTCAACTGA